The following nucleotide sequence is from Nautilia sp. PV-1.
TCTACCATATCGTCGACCATATAAACACCGTCTTCAATTTCTTTTCCGGCTATCACGCCGTATTTGTTAACTTCATCTTTCGGCACTTCTTCAATAGCCACAATAGTACATTTAAATTTAGTATAAAGTTTTACCATTTGCGCAAGTACATCCCCCTCGCATAAATCATCGGCTAGCACCACGGCAAACGGATTATTTCCGATTAACGGTTCTCCCGTAAGTACCGCATGTCCGAGTCCGAGCATCTCTTTTTGTCTAACGTATGTAAATGTACATTTATGTATCATCTCATTTGTTTCATGTAAAAGCTTGGCTTTGCTTGAGTCTTTTACTTTTTCTTCCAGTTCCGGAGAAAAGTCCAAATAATCTTCAATTGCTCTTTTGTTTCTTCCGGTAACAAATCCTATTTCATTTATACCTGCATTCATACACTCCATTATTCCGTAATGAATCAGAGGTTTGTTTACAACAGGCAGCATCTCTTTTGGTACGGATTTAGTAGCAGGTAAAAATCTCGTTCCGTATCCTGCAGCCGGAAATAAAGCTTTTTTTATCATCAATTCTCCTTTAAATCACATTTTAACGATAATTCTATTAGTTTTTGAGCCAACTCTTTGCTTTTATCGATAACATAAACGTTATGATTCGAATAAAATTCTTTTTCAACATCAGAATCCGTTAATACAATTATATTCAAATTAGGGTTAATATCCAGTATGTTTTCGACTATCATATGCGTATGATCTTCGTTCTGGGTTGTTATAATTACCGCGCTTGCGTCTTCAATATTTAAACTTTCAAGAACTTTTTTATTCGCGGCATTTCCGAATATAACGTTATCCCCGTTTTTAAGACCTTTTTTTACTTCTTCAATCTGCTTGTCTATAGCCACATAAGGTATTCCGGCATTTGTAAGTTTTTTGGCAACTCTTTGACCAATTTTGTCATATCCGATTAAGATAATATGACCTTTAACTTCTGCTGGGGCTATTTCAAACTCTTCAAAATCCTGCAGATCTTTGTCAAAAATATCCGCTATTTTATAAATATACCTGACAATAAACGGAGTAAGCACCATAGAAATAACCGTAGCAACAACAAGTTTTTGTAATAGATCGTTTTCAACAAGATTATGTTTACTCATTAAAGCAAAAATTACAAAAGCAAACTCACCTATCTGGGAAAGAGTAAAAGCGGTTTTGATAGCTATACGGTTATGTTTTACAAAATATTTAAGCATTATGTAAATAACTCCGGCTTTTGCAAACATAAACGCTAACGTCATTATTAAAATTGTAAATATGTTATTTATAACGAAATGTATATTTACCATTAAACCTACAGATATAAAAAACACCCCGAGCAAAATATCTCTAAAAGGCACAAGATCGGCTTCAATCTGATATTTATATTTTGTTTCACTCAAAATCATACCTGCCAAAAACGCCCCTAAAGAATAACTAAGCCCAAAAAAATGTGCAATTTCGGCAGCCGTTAATACTACCAAAAGAACGGTTGCTATAAATATTTCATCAGATTTCGTTTTTGTGGCGTGCGAAATTACAAACGGAGCGATATATTTCCCGTATACCCATATAAAAGCCCCTAGCGCCGCAAATCCACCAAGCGTTTTTAAAATAAGCTGAGTTAAATCGGCATCTTTGTTTACGATAATAGATATCGCTATAAGTATTGGAATAACCGCAATATCCTGAAAAAGAAGAATCCCAAGGGAAATACGTCCGTAAGGTTTTGCAATTTCCCTGTTTTCATTTAAAAGCTTCAAAACTATTGCGGTAGAACTTAACGCTATCGCGCTTCCGACTATAAATGCTATCCTTACATCAAGCCCTAATGCAAGCCAAAAAAACAGCCCGAAAAATCCGCTCACAAGTGTCATTTCGGCCAGTCCAAAACCAAAAACCTCTTTTTTCATTGATTTCAGTTTATCAGGTGAAAACTCGAGCCCTATCATAAACATCAAAAAAACAATTCCCATTTCAGCAACTATTTCAATCGTATGTTTGTCTATATCAAAAATATTGCTGACAATTA
It contains:
- the galU gene encoding UTP--glucose-1-phosphate uridylyltransferase GalU, yielding MIKKALFPAAGYGTRFLPATKSVPKEMLPVVNKPLIHYGIMECMNAGINEIGFVTGRNKRAIEDYLDFSPELEEKVKDSSKAKLLHETNEMIHKCTFTYVRQKEMLGLGHAVLTGEPLIGNNPFAVVLADDLCEGDVLAQMVKLYTKFKCTIVAIEEVPKDEVNKYGVIAGKEIEDGVYMVDDMVEKPEIDKAPSNLAIIGRYILTPDIFDLLRITKPGRGGEIQLTDALLKQAKEGMVIAYKFKGKRFDCGSVKGFIEATNYFYNKEFK
- a CDS encoding cation:proton antiporter → MVSPVLIVIVLLFIALSFNIPFAKYKIPPIIGYIFTGIIVSNIFDIDKHTIEIVAEMGIVFLMFMIGLEFSPDKLKSMKKEVFGFGLAEMTLVSGFFGLFFWLALGLDVRIAFIVGSAIALSSTAIVLKLLNENREIAKPYGRISLGILLFQDIAVIPILIAISIIVNKDADLTQLILKTLGGFAALGAFIWVYGKYIAPFVISHATKTKSDEIFIATVLLVVLTAAEIAHFFGLSYSLGAFLAGMILSETKYKYQIEADLVPFRDILLGVFFISVGLMVNIHFVINNIFTILIMTLAFMFAKAGVIYIMLKYFVKHNRIAIKTAFTLSQIGEFAFVIFALMSKHNLVENDLLQKLVVATVISMVLTPFIVRYIYKIADIFDKDLQDFEEFEIAPAEVKGHIILIGYDKIGQRVAKKLTNAGIPYVAIDKQIEEVKKGLKNGDNVIFGNAANKKVLESLNIEDASAVIITTQNEDHTHMIVENILDINPNLNIIVLTDSDVEKEFYSNHNVYVIDKSKELAQKLIELSLKCDLKEN